A DNA window from Gammaproteobacteria bacterium contains the following coding sequences:
- a CDS encoding S9 family peptidase — protein sequence MDEKNRPLTNPLAVGAAAALLATLATAQPAAAQSHFEPMDVFALEFAADPQISPDGSRVVYVRNSMDIMRDRRRSELWIVDVDGSGHRRLGEGGSPRWSPDGTRLAYTAGGQIHLRWMDTGETATLTQLTESPGGIRWSPDGRRIAFNMLVPYPAPSLVAPPRPPEGAEWAAPPIMEDRFKNRQDGVGYLDFGYSHLFVIPAEGGTPVQVTTGDFQHSSAAAWTPDGGSLVFSSNRNPDWVLDYRNSELYIAPVAGGEIRALTDRSGPDQSPAVSPDGRQMAFVGYEDRTRTYQVSRLQVMNLDGSGGRVLTGGLDRSVANPVWASDGSGLYFQYDDEGNSKVGFVTLDGEIDVLAEDLGGTSYGRPYGGGSFSVAGDGSIALNQTRPDMPGEVAVRLRGDNEPRRITALNDDLLANRTLGEVEEIWWESSFDGRPIQGWIVKPPDFDPARRHPLIVEIHGGPVSNYGDRFSAEMQLLAAAGYVVLYPNPRGSTSYGEEFADLLYHNYPGQDYDDIISGVDAVIDRGYIDENNLFVTGGSAGGIMTAWIVGKTDRFRAAVAQKPVINWISKTLTADNWYGYYFSRYDGLPWENPDPYWEFSPLSLAGEINTPTLIITGEEDLRTPLSESYQLFHALKMREIDTAVIRLPGASHDMSRRPSQLMAKIANIVAWFDKYRATPRAS from the coding sequence ATGGATGAGAAGAATCGCCCCCTGACAAACCCGCTGGCGGTGGGAGCCGCCGCCGCCCTTCTGGCAACCCTGGCCACCGCCCAACCGGCGGCGGCACAGAGCCACTTTGAGCCCATGGACGTCTTTGCGCTCGAGTTCGCGGCCGACCCGCAGATCTCCCCGGATGGCAGCCGGGTCGTCTACGTGCGCAACTCGATGGACATCATGCGCGACCGGCGCCGGTCGGAACTGTGGATCGTGGACGTGGACGGGTCCGGGCACCGGCGCCTGGGCGAGGGAGGATCGCCGCGCTGGTCCCCGGACGGCACCCGGCTCGCCTACACGGCGGGTGGGCAGATCCACCTGCGCTGGATGGACACCGGCGAGACCGCCACACTGACCCAGCTTACCGAGTCGCCGGGCGGCATCCGCTGGTCGCCCGACGGCCGCCGGATCGCCTTCAACATGCTGGTGCCCTACCCGGCGCCCAGCCTGGTGGCGCCGCCGCGCCCGCCCGAGGGGGCCGAGTGGGCGGCTCCGCCCATCATGGAGGACCGCTTCAAGAACCGGCAGGACGGGGTCGGCTACCTGGACTTCGGCTACAGCCACCTCTTCGTCATCCCGGCGGAGGGGGGCACCCCGGTCCAGGTGACCACGGGCGACTTCCAGCACTCCAGCGCGGCGGCCTGGACGCCCGACGGCGGGAGCCTCGTGTTCTCGTCCAACCGCAACCCGGACTGGGTGCTCGACTACCGGAACTCCGAGCTGTACATCGCGCCGGTTGCGGGCGGGGAGATTCGCGCCCTGACCGACCGTTCCGGTCCCGACCAGAGCCCCGCGGTCTCCCCGGACGGGCGGCAGATGGCCTTCGTCGGCTACGAGGACCGCACGCGCACCTACCAGGTGAGCCGGCTGCAGGTCATGAACCTGGACGGCAGCGGTGGGCGCGTCCTGACAGGCGGCCTGGACCGCAGCGTCGCGAACCCGGTGTGGGCGTCGGACGGCAGCGGCCTCTACTTCCAGTACGACGACGAGGGCAACTCCAAGGTCGGGTTCGTGACGCTGGACGGTGAGATCGACGTGCTGGCGGAGGACCTGGGCGGCACTTCGTACGGCCGGCCCTACGGGGGCGGGTCGTTCTCGGTCGCGGGGGACGGCAGCATCGCGCTCAACCAGACCCGCCCGGACATGCCCGGCGAGGTCGCCGTGCGCCTTCGCGGCGACAACGAACCGCGGCGCATCACCGCGCTCAACGACGATCTGCTCGCAAACCGCACGCTGGGAGAGGTGGAAGAGATCTGGTGGGAATCGTCGTTCGACGGCCGTCCCATCCAGGGCTGGATCGTCAAGCCGCCGGACTTCGACCCGGCGCGGCGCCATCCGTTGATCGTCGAGATCCACGGCGGTCCGGTCTCCAACTACGGCGACCGGTTCTCCGCCGAGATGCAGCTTCTCGCCGCCGCGGGGTACGTCGTCCTCTATCCCAACCCCAGGGGCAGCACCAGCTACGGCGAGGAGTTCGCGGACCTGCTCTACCACAACTATCCCGGCCAGGACTACGACGACATCATCTCCGGCGTCGACGCGGTGATCGACAGGGGGTACATCGACGAGAACAACCTCTTCGTCACCGGGGGCAGCGCGGGCGGGATCATGACCGCGTGGATCGTCGGCAAGACCGATCGATTCCGCGCCGCGGTGGCGCAGAAGCCGGTCATCAACTGGATCAGCAAGACGCTCACCGCGGACAACTGGTACGGCTACTACTTCAGCCGCTATGACGGTCTGCCCTGGGAGAACCCCGACCCCTACTGGGAATTCTCTCCGCTGTCCCTGGCCGGCGAAATCAACACCCCGACGCTGATCATCACCGGCGAGGAGGACCTGCGCACGCCGCTGTCGGAGTCGTACCAGCTCTTCCACGCCCTGAAGATGCGCGAGATCGACACGGCGGTGATCCGGCTGCCCGGGGCCTCCCACGACATGAGCCGGCGACCCAGCCAGCTCATGGCCAAGATCGCCAACATCGTGGCCTGGTTCGACAAATACCGGGCGACCCCGCGGGCCAGCTGA
- a CDS encoding cation diffusion facilitator family transporter, which yields MTSLRILLALVVAVTIAKVAGGIVSGSLALLADAGYGLTLGVALGPALLAAGSDAPAGAVRRTFRYQRADIVASLASALVLWGIAAWILLEAWGRFGEVSDVDGGLLLGIAVIGLAVHLIVMLMLRQPAQKHGGAAHALEQTLPSVMGPAAAVLAGLAIQMFGWQAADLACAALIAILALVNTWRLLAHVVHVLRGGTPEHIDVDRLCRRIEDLPGVTLMHDVHVWTQTPGSDALAAHVLVDPERRGEMDSLLGRIRTIANEEFDIRHVTVQLETTAANWKEDPRVAARLGRRG from the coding sequence ATGACCAGCCTGCGCATCTTGCTCGCCCTCGTCGTCGCCGTGACCATTGCCAAGGTGGCCGGCGGCATCGTGTCCGGCAGCCTGGCGCTCCTCGCCGACGCCGGATACGGCCTGACCCTGGGCGTGGCCCTGGGACCGGCGCTGCTGGCGGCCGGATCGGACGCGCCCGCTGGCGCGGTGCGGCGCACCTTCCGCTACCAGCGCGCCGACATCGTGGCCTCTCTGGCCAGCGCGCTCGTGCTGTGGGGGATCGCGGCGTGGATTCTGCTCGAGGCGTGGGGCCGGTTCGGCGAGGTCTCCGATGTCGACGGCGGTCTCCTGCTGGGTATCGCGGTGATCGGGCTGGCGGTGCATCTCATCGTCATGCTCATGCTGAGACAGCCCGCGCAGAAGCACGGGGGCGCCGCGCACGCCCTGGAGCAGACCCTCCCGAGCGTCATGGGTCCGGCGGCCGCGGTCCTGGCGGGCCTGGCCATCCAGATGTTCGGATGGCAGGCGGCGGATCTCGCGTGCGCGGCCCTGATCGCCATCCTGGCGCTCGTCAACACCTGGCGCCTGCTGGCCCACGTCGTCCACGTGCTGCGCGGGGGCACGCCGGAGCACATCGACGTCGACCGGCTCTGCCGCCGGATCGAGGACCTGCCCGGGGTGACCCTGATGCACGACGTGCACGTCTGGACGCAGACGCCGGGAAGCGACGCCCTCGCCGCCCATGTCCTGGTCGACCCGGAGCGCCGGGGGGAGATGGACTCCCTGCTCGGCCGCATCCGGACCATCGCCAACGAGGAGTTCGACATCCGGCACGTGACCGTCCAGCTGGAGACCACGGCCGCGAACTGGAAGGAAGATCCCCGCGTCGCTGCGCGGCTCGGGCGGCGCGGCTAG
- a CDS encoding glycosyltransferase family 4 protein: MRRILVLNWQDRENPQAGGAEEHVHQVFGRLAGRGYEVALLASGFEECEPRVRLDGIEVHRTGGRYTFSMAAPWYYLRNLRRERWDVVVDNLNKVPLFSPWWASAPVVPLVHHLFGLTAFREASFPLAAATWLMERPLPLVYRRRPTIAVSRSTRDDLTRRGLRAPMEVIPVGVDTAHYAPHAEGRRTPAPSLLYLGRLKRYKGVDLLVRAVAKLARQGLRVDLKVAGAGDARPELERLAGELGVEDRVIFLGFVDDRTKIDLMRTSWVHGLTSPKEGWGITVLEAGACGTPSVASDAPGLREAVLDGKTGLLVPHGDVEALAGAVRRLVTDGELRGQLGAGARAYAESLSWDATSVAVERFLLAVSSGEAVS, encoded by the coding sequence GTGCGGCGAATCCTCGTCCTGAACTGGCAGGACCGGGAAAACCCGCAGGCCGGTGGAGCCGAAGAGCACGTCCACCAGGTCTTCGGCCGACTCGCCGGACGGGGCTACGAGGTTGCGCTGCTGGCCTCGGGCTTCGAGGAGTGCGAGCCCCGCGTGCGGCTGGACGGCATCGAGGTTCACAGGACCGGCGGACGCTACACCTTCTCGATGGCCGCGCCCTGGTACTACCTGCGCAACCTGCGGCGCGAACGCTGGGACGTGGTGGTGGACAACCTCAACAAGGTGCCCCTCTTCTCTCCGTGGTGGGCGTCGGCCCCGGTGGTGCCGCTCGTGCACCACCTGTTCGGGCTCACCGCCTTCCGCGAAGCCTCCTTCCCCCTCGCGGCGGCGACCTGGCTCATGGAGCGGCCGCTCCCGCTGGTGTATCGACGCCGGCCCACCATTGCGGTTTCGCGGAGCACGCGCGACGACCTGACCCGACGAGGACTGCGGGCTCCCATGGAGGTCATTCCGGTCGGGGTCGACACCGCGCACTACGCGCCGCACGCGGAGGGCCGCAGGACGCCCGCGCCTTCTCTGCTGTACCTGGGACGCCTCAAGCGCTACAAGGGCGTCGATCTGCTGGTGCGCGCGGTGGCGAAGCTTGCGCGGCAGGGACTGCGCGTCGACTTGAAGGTGGCCGGCGCGGGCGACGCCCGCCCGGAGCTGGAGCGGCTGGCAGGCGAGCTGGGCGTGGAGGATCGGGTCATCTTCCTCGGATTCGTGGACGACCGGACGAAGATCGACCTGATGCGCACATCGTGGGTGCACGGGCTCACGTCTCCCAAGGAGGGCTGGGGGATCACTGTGCTCGAGGCCGGCGCCTGCGGCACGCCCTCGGTCGCGAGTGACGCCCCCGGGCTGCGCGAGGCGGTGCTGGATGGAAAGACCGGACTGCTGGTGCCCCACGGCGACGTCGAAGCCCTGGCCGGGGCGGTCCGGAGGCTGGTCACGGACGGGGAACTTCGCGGGCAACTCGGAGCGGGCGCGCGCGCCTACGCCGAGTCGCTGTCGTGGGACGCAACCAGCGTCGCGGTGGAGCGCTTTCTGCTTGCGGTTTCCTCCGGCGAGGCGGTGTCCTGA
- the crtI gene encoding phytoene desaturase family protein produces MSSRSAGRTNGAAPRPPQGGSDGYKPLRAVVIGSGFGGLASAIRLQAAGVSTTLVEQRAQLGGRAGQLRRNGYVFDTGPSLITAPALLEDLFAAAGRRLGDYVSLVPLDPFYRVWFHDGTWLDYTSDMERMKASMARYYPGDAARLEDFFAALRPIHDAVITEGLGARPFDTLAAMVRFAPRVARLNAWRPVARSVARHFHNWRHRFLYSFHPLFLGGNPFRAPSIFLMIPYLEKEGGVWYARGGMYSLVTALETVFREIGGVLYTETPALRVEVLRRRVRGVRVGGTGGRELPRSFLPADIVVSNADPGHTYGRLLGHVRRRRWTDDRLARLHQSMSCFLLYLGVRRRYPQLMHHTIIVGPRYEGLVRDIFDRKTLAGDFSMYLHTPSRTDPSMAPPGCESMYVLVPVPNAASGIDWAIEAPRMTLRVLDALEAWGLEGLTGAVEVREVFTPDDFATQFGAVLGNAFGIEPRLTQTAWFRPHNRSEEVGGLYLAGAGTHPGAGVPGVVLSAAATCHAIAQDFGLG; encoded by the coding sequence ATGTCTTCCAGGTCCGCCGGGCGCACCAACGGCGCGGCGCCGCGTCCACCGCAGGGCGGCTCCGACGGGTACAAACCGCTCCGCGCCGTCGTCATCGGGAGTGGCTTCGGCGGCCTCGCCTCGGCCATCCGCCTCCAGGCGGCCGGAGTGTCCACAACCCTCGTCGAACAGCGCGCCCAGCTGGGCGGACGGGCGGGCCAGCTGCGCCGGAACGGATACGTGTTCGATACCGGCCCCAGCCTGATCACGGCTCCGGCGCTCCTCGAAGACCTGTTCGCGGCGGCCGGCCGACGCCTCGGCGACTACGTCTCCCTGGTCCCCCTCGACCCCTTCTACCGGGTCTGGTTTCACGACGGCACCTGGCTCGACTACACCTCGGACATGGAGCGCATGAAGGCGTCGATGGCCAGGTACTACCCCGGCGACGCGGCGCGCCTCGAGGACTTCTTCGCCGCTCTCCGGCCCATCCATGACGCCGTCATCACCGAGGGGCTGGGGGCCCGCCCCTTCGACACGCTTGCCGCCATGGTCCGGTTCGCGCCCCGGGTGGCCCGCCTGAACGCCTGGAGGCCGGTCGCCCGCTCCGTGGCGCGACACTTCCACAACTGGCGACACCGTTTCCTGTACTCGTTCCATCCTCTGTTTCTGGGAGGCAACCCGTTCCGCGCCCCCTCCATCTTTCTCATGATCCCGTACCTGGAGAAGGAAGGCGGCGTCTGGTACGCGCGCGGGGGCATGTACAGCCTGGTCACCGCCCTTGAGACCGTCTTCCGCGAGATCGGCGGCGTCTTGTACACGGAAACGCCGGCACTGCGCGTGGAGGTGCTCAGGCGAAGGGTGAGGGGCGTTCGCGTGGGCGGGACGGGGGGCCGCGAACTGCCCCGGTCCTTCCTTCCCGCCGATATCGTCGTGAGCAACGCCGACCCGGGGCACACCTACGGGCGGCTCCTGGGCCATGTGCGCCGGCGCCGCTGGACCGACGACCGGCTCGCGCGCCTGCATCAGTCGATGAGCTGCTTCCTGCTCTATCTCGGCGTGCGCAGGCGTTACCCGCAGCTCATGCACCACACCATCATCGTCGGGCCCCGGTACGAGGGCCTGGTGCGGGATATCTTCGACCGGAAGACGCTGGCCGGAGACTTCAGCATGTACCTGCACACGCCGTCCCGGACCGACCCCTCCATGGCGCCTCCGGGCTGTGAGAGCATGTATGTCCTCGTGCCCGTTCCGAACGCCGCCTCGGGCATCGACTGGGCCATCGAGGCTCCCCGGATGACGCTTCGCGTCCTCGACGCCCTGGAAGCCTGGGGGCTGGAGGGGCTCACCGGGGCCGTGGAGGTGCGGGAGGTCTTCACCCCCGACGACTTCGCGACCCAGTTCGGCGCGGTCCTGGGCAACGCCTTCGGAATCGAGCCCAGGCTGACCCAGACCGCCTGGTTCCGGCCGCACAACCGGAGCGAAGAGGTGGGCGGGCTCTACCTCGCGGGAGCCGGAACCCATCCCGGCGCGGGCGTGCCGGGCGTGGTCCTCTCGGCCGCGGCGACCTGTCACGCCATCGCGCAGGATTTCGGGTTGGGATAG
- a CDS encoding squalene/phytoene synthase family protein, which produces MGSARSTLAASGLVETGLARAGKAASERGVAVPPLRGKLLRPRTALAFVPPERRDRLTDRFWLGCLAVQMAHEASLHHDDVLDGGAKRRNSSSLLGAKGAGAALLAGDLCLTGSYRVALMTRSEGFLTAFTEAVETTVRGEKMQGEVSARGCHADGYLEVVRAKSGALFGAAAGLAGWAGDGAAIRSARELRELGIEFGAFYQLVDDFLDYCPGDDTGKPKLQDFRNRVWTSVLGDRGPRWFDLTPEEALREFFRKRTNGTEHVPAAPSMAHEALEGLRARGSKLAGRLLAAKADPALVDLMRRWVRRCERAAAQGLARRPAPRIPANGSASRLSTSGRRRADGPAAPPAFTTITSIAARAQALGARREWGRYFARHSRSFSFAARLFAPEERRRVREIYAWCRFTDDLVDETSAPGVDLYRTLDAWAAICRAAYDGEATGIPLADAVMGDMASRRIPFDLASELIEGVRMDVEPRIYRTMDELRLYTHRVASVVGAWLTYSFGVRDGWVIERAHTLGHAMQLTNIIRDVGEDLARGRLYLPADRMAAHGVSREALLAVRARARRGGGVGAAYSGLLEELMGIADAAYADAYEGMPHLPASFQRAVAVAAQVYQGIHDQVRANGHDSLNLRAHTSLPAKVVLARRGYGRLRAGRRWRVERHPAARG; this is translated from the coding sequence GTGGGTAGCGCGCGAAGCACGCTAGCGGCCAGCGGCCTCGTCGAGACGGGGCTCGCCAGGGCGGGCAAGGCGGCCTCCGAGCGGGGGGTTGCGGTGCCGCCCCTGCGCGGCAAGCTGCTCCGCCCCCGGACCGCGCTGGCCTTCGTGCCACCGGAGCGGCGCGACCGTCTCACCGATCGCTTCTGGCTTGGCTGCCTGGCCGTGCAGATGGCGCACGAGGCCTCGCTCCACCACGACGATGTCCTCGACGGCGGAGCGAAGCGCCGCAACTCCTCCTCCCTGCTGGGTGCGAAGGGCGCGGGCGCCGCCCTCCTCGCGGGGGACCTCTGCCTGACCGGGAGCTACCGGGTCGCGCTCATGACCCGCTCGGAGGGATTCCTGACCGCCTTCACGGAGGCCGTGGAGACAACCGTCCGGGGCGAGAAGATGCAGGGGGAAGTGTCGGCGCGCGGGTGCCACGCGGACGGATACCTGGAAGTGGTGCGCGCCAAGAGCGGTGCGCTATTCGGGGCGGCGGCGGGGCTGGCGGGCTGGGCGGGCGATGGCGCAGCCATCCGGTCGGCGCGCGAACTCCGCGAGCTCGGGATCGAATTCGGGGCGTTCTATCAACTGGTGGACGACTTCCTGGACTACTGCCCCGGCGACGATACCGGCAAGCCCAAGCTACAGGACTTCCGGAACCGGGTCTGGACCTCCGTGCTCGGCGACCGCGGACCCCGGTGGTTCGATCTCACCCCCGAAGAGGCGCTGCGCGAGTTCTTCCGGAAGAGGACTAACGGTACCGAACATGTCCCCGCCGCTCCGTCCATGGCACACGAGGCGTTGGAGGGTCTGCGCGCGCGCGGCTCGAAGCTGGCGGGCAGGCTCCTCGCGGCAAAGGCCGACCCGGCCCTCGTCGACCTCATGCGCAGATGGGTCCGGCGCTGCGAGCGCGCGGCGGCGCAAGGTCTTGCGAGGCGCCCCGCGCCGCGGATCCCCGCAAACGGATCCGCGTCCCGCCTTTCCACAAGCGGCCGGCGGCGGGCGGACGGGCCGGCCGCGCCCCCCGCCTTCACGACGATCACCTCCATCGCGGCCCGCGCCCAGGCGCTCGGGGCCCGGCGGGAGTGGGGACGCTACTTCGCCCGCCACAGCCGCAGCTTCTCCTTCGCCGCCCGGCTCTTCGCGCCGGAGGAACGCAGGAGAGTGCGGGAGATCTACGCCTGGTGCCGGTTCACGGACGACCTGGTGGACGAGACCTCCGCACCCGGCGTCGACCTGTATCGAACGCTTGACGCCTGGGCCGCGATCTGCCGGGCGGCCTACGACGGCGAGGCGACGGGGATCCCCCTCGCCGACGCGGTCATGGGCGATATGGCAAGCCGGCGCATCCCCTTCGACCTCGCGTCCGAACTCATCGAAGGCGTGCGCATGGACGTCGAACCGCGCATCTACCGGACCATGGACGAGCTGCGCCTCTATACCCATCGCGTCGCGTCGGTGGTGGGCGCCTGGCTGACGTATTCGTTCGGCGTGCGCGACGGCTGGGTGATCGAGCGCGCACACACGCTGGGGCACGCGATGCAGCTCACCAACATCATCCGCGATGTCGGAGAGGACCTCGCGCGCGGGCGGCTCTACCTCCCCGCCGACCGCATGGCCGCCCATGGCGTGAGCCGGGAGGCGCTCCTCGCGGTGCGGGCGCGCGCGCGACGTGGAGGCGGAGTGGGAGCGGCGTACTCCGGGTTGCTCGAGGAACTCATGGGCATCGCCGATGCCGCCTATGCCGACGCCTACGAAGGCATGCCCCACCTGCCGGCTTCCTTCCAGCGCGCCGTGGCGGTGGCCGCGCAGGTCTATCAGGGCATCCACGACCAGGTGCGCGCCAACGGTCACGACAGTCTGAACCTCCGCGCCCACACCTCCCTGCCGGCCAAGGTGGTGCTCGCCCGCCGGGGCTACGGGCGCCTGCGGGCCGGGCGGCGGTGGCGCGTCGAACGGCACCCCGCCGCGCGAGGGTAG
- a CDS encoding carotenoid biosynthesis protein, whose product MSGLTRVDQIGLAALALFSMASVAGYATFGRHPELLASFPSSAGFFPVAFEFFARGHILVAFAALAISLSARAGWSWLPGLAVAGGLSLGAELLGTATGFPFSAYRYTELLGYRVAGLVPLLIPLSWFMMAFPSYVIANAMADSRVARWGIGALLLTTWDLTLDPAMSSLTRYWVWETPGPYYGMPLVNLAGWFATGVAIMAGFDLVRADEAARRIPVPLMETYYATVLALSLAMTLVGGYRGAVMATVAVLALVKGGQRWVAREAR is encoded by the coding sequence ATGTCCGGACTGACTCGCGTGGACCAGATCGGCCTCGCGGCCCTGGCTCTGTTCTCCATGGCATCCGTCGCGGGGTACGCCACCTTCGGACGGCATCCCGAACTGCTTGCCAGTTTCCCCTCGTCCGCCGGGTTCTTTCCGGTTGCGTTCGAGTTCTTCGCCCGCGGCCACATCCTCGTCGCGTTCGCGGCGCTGGCGATCTCCCTCTCGGCCCGCGCCGGATGGAGCTGGCTCCCGGGACTGGCAGTGGCCGGAGGACTGTCGCTGGGCGCCGAGCTGCTGGGCACCGCCACCGGGTTTCCGTTCAGCGCCTATCGCTACACCGAGCTGCTGGGATACCGGGTCGCCGGGCTGGTTCCCCTGCTGATTCCACTCAGTTGGTTCATGATGGCGTTTCCTTCCTACGTCATCGCGAACGCCATGGCTGATTCACGAGTCGCGCGCTGGGGAATCGGGGCGCTTCTGCTGACGACCTGGGATCTGACGCTCGATCCCGCGATGAGTTCGCTGACGCGGTACTGGGTATGGGAGACGCCGGGGCCGTACTACGGGATGCCGCTCGTCAACCTGGCCGGGTGGTTCGCGACGGGGGTGGCGATCATGGCCGGGTTCGACCTGGTGCGGGCGGACGAAGCAGCCCGGCGCATCCCCGTCCCGCTCATGGAGACGTACTACGCGACGGTGCTGGCGCTGTCGCTTGCGATGACGCTGGTCGGCGGATACCGGGGAGCGGTGATGGCGACCGTGGCCGTGCTGGCGCTGGTGAAGGGGGGGCAGCGGTGGGTAGCGCGCGAAGCACGCTAG
- a CDS encoding cobalamin-dependent protein (Presence of a B(12) (cobalamin)-binding domain implies dependence on cobalamin itself, in one of its several forms, or in some unusual lineages, dependence on a cobalamin-like analog.) has protein sequence MQLGTREVAELLGVHSSTVKRWFRGVRGSGASGAARPEPASAGARVGTTAGGHRRIPLDTALRVARERGNEVYLHWFGDDAGAVWTAVQALEGGNASPARNLLVGWLKLGRAHLIGRFLRHVTAVDPIGARILDGVLGGFLRRVGEGWRRGELRIADERAATREVSETIISLVGGSGHADRRPGPQPPVAVVGTLETDRHGLGALLVRLMLVQRGWAVEYLGTGLPIPEIVAAQRARGAALVCLSVTPPSGPNDVRRFIEVAGKLADPRRPFALAVGGTGSRGTRSAVRGWPLGRSGRFASLSAFQRWMDRHFPQTASIPA, from the coding sequence GTGCAGCTCGGCACACGCGAAGTTGCGGAACTGCTGGGCGTGCATTCCTCCACCGTAAAGCGGTGGTTCCGGGGGGTTCGCGGGTCTGGTGCATCCGGCGCCGCCCGCCCTGAGCCCGCTTCGGCGGGCGCCCGGGTCGGGACCACCGCCGGGGGCCACCGCCGCATCCCGCTGGACACCGCCCTGCGCGTGGCGCGGGAGCGCGGCAACGAAGTGTATCTGCACTGGTTCGGGGACGACGCCGGGGCGGTCTGGACCGCGGTTCAGGCGCTGGAGGGCGGCAACGCCTCGCCGGCGCGAAACCTGCTCGTCGGTTGGCTCAAGCTTGGGCGGGCGCACCTGATCGGTCGCTTCCTGCGCCATGTGACGGCGGTTGATCCGATCGGAGCGCGGATTCTGGACGGCGTGCTCGGAGGGTTCCTGCGCAGGGTGGGCGAGGGGTGGCGGCGAGGGGAACTGCGGATCGCCGACGAGCGCGCCGCCACCCGCGAGGTGAGCGAAACGATTATCTCTCTGGTCGGAGGGAGCGGCCATGCCGACCGGCGGCCGGGCCCGCAACCGCCGGTGGCCGTCGTTGGCACCCTCGAGACCGACCGTCACGGCCTGGGCGCTCTCCTGGTCCGCCTGATGCTGGTGCAGCGCGGGTGGGCGGTCGAGTATCTGGGCACCGGCCTGCCGATCCCGGAAATCGTGGCCGCGCAGCGAGCCCGGGGAGCCGCGCTGGTGTGCCTGTCCGTGACGCCACCATCCGGCCCCAACGACGTGCGACGGTTCATCGAGGTCGCGGGCAAACTCGCCGATCCCCGACGGCCCTTCGCGCTCGCGGTCGGAGGCACCGGCAGCCGAGGAACCCGATCCGCCGTGCGCGGGTGGCCGCTCGGCCGGTCCGGGCGGTTCGCCAGCCTGTCGGCGTTCCAGCGCTGGATGGACCGGCATTTTCCGCAGACCGCATCGATTCCCGCCTGA